The following proteins are co-located in the Rhodococcus opacus B4 genome:
- a CDS encoding cytochrome bc1 complex Rieske iron-sulfur subunit — protein MSDAGQPGGATPKKYTDAELENLSRDELVELGTNLDHVDVAFRRNRWAVPGTKAEKRAERSVAFWFALSGISAIAFIAIYLFWPWEYAGAGEEHYSAYSLYTPLIGLTMGLAILGLGVGAVQFTKKFIPEEVSIQDRHDGGSSEVDRKTIVAELGDSFDTSTLGRRKLLKRTLIFGGGALGIMSVMPLGGLIKNPWAKRDDSPLWVSGWTPRYEGETIYLRRDTGRPEDVVLVRPEDLDAGAMETVFPFRESDRGDHDALLEGLRGIRNATMLIRLRTEDAANVTKRKGQESFNYGDYFAFSKICTHLGCPTSLYEQQTNRILCPCHQSQFDALTYGKPIFGPAARALPQLPITVNEEGFLVTTGDYIEALGPAFWERRP, from the coding sequence ATGAGCGACGCTGGCCAGCCGGGCGGCGCCACGCCAAAGAAGTACACGGATGCAGAACTCGAGAACCTGAGCCGCGACGAACTGGTCGAGCTCGGAACCAACCTCGACCACGTCGATGTCGCGTTCCGCCGCAACCGCTGGGCGGTTCCGGGCACGAAGGCCGAGAAGCGCGCCGAGCGGTCGGTCGCGTTCTGGTTCGCACTCTCCGGCATCTCCGCGATCGCATTCATCGCGATCTACCTCTTCTGGCCCTGGGAGTACGCGGGCGCCGGCGAGGAGCACTACTCGGCCTACAGCCTGTACACGCCGCTGATCGGCCTCACCATGGGTCTGGCCATCCTCGGCCTCGGTGTCGGCGCGGTGCAGTTCACCAAGAAGTTCATCCCCGAAGAGGTCTCCATCCAGGACCGCCACGACGGTGGATCGTCCGAGGTCGACCGCAAGACGATCGTCGCGGAACTCGGCGACTCGTTCGACACGTCGACGCTGGGACGGCGCAAGCTGCTCAAGCGCACCCTGATCTTCGGCGGCGGTGCCCTCGGCATCATGTCCGTCATGCCCCTCGGTGGTCTGATCAAGAACCCGTGGGCCAAGCGCGACGACTCCCCGCTGTGGGTGTCGGGATGGACCCCCCGCTACGAGGGCGAGACCATCTACCTGCGCCGCGACACCGGCCGCCCCGAGGACGTCGTCCTCGTCCGCCCGGAAGACCTCGACGCCGGCGCCATGGAAACGGTGTTCCCGTTCCGCGAGTCCGATCGCGGCGACCACGACGCGCTGCTCGAGGGGCTGCGCGGCATCCGTAACGCGACCATGCTCATCCGCCTCCGCACGGAGGACGCGGCGAACGTCACCAAGCGCAAGGGCCAGGAGAGCTTCAACTACGGCGACTACTTCGCCTTCTCGAAGATCTGCACCCACCTCGGCTGCCCCACCTCCCTGTACGAGCAGCAGACCAACCGAATCCTCTGCCCGTGCCACCAGTCGCAGTTCGATGCACTGACCTACGGAAAGCCGATTTTCGGTCCGGCCGCTCGTGCACTTCCGCAGTTGCCTATTACAGTGAACGAAGAGGGTTTCCTAGTCACAACGGGTGACTACATCGAAGCTCTCGGCCCGGCATTTTGGGAGCGTCGACCGTGA
- a CDS encoding cytochrome bc1 complex cytochrome b subunit — translation MAAGQAEAMDSRYHLAAGMRRQINKVFPTHWSFLLGEIALYSFVILLISGVYLTLFFDPSMAHVVYNGAYEPLRGVTMSRAYETTLNISFEVRGGLFVRQIHHWAALMFAASIVVHLLRIFFTGAFRRPREANWVIGCLLLILAMFEGFFGYTIPDDLLSGTGLRAAFSGITLSIPIAGTWMHWLIFGGDFPGDLIIPRLYVAHVLLFPGIILALIAGHLALVWYQKHTQFPGPGRTETNVVGVRILPVFAVKSGAFFAITFGVLAVMGGVLQINPVWTIGPYNPAQVSAGSQPDIYMMWTDGLARLWPAWDIYLFDRYTIPSVFAVALIMGLVFTVLIAYPWIEKRLTKDDAHHNLLQRPRDVPVRTAIGAMAIAFYAVLTISCINDIIAYHLSISLNAMTWIGRIGMVLLPPIAFFVAYRFCLGLQRSDREVLEHGIETGIIKRMPNGQYIEIHQPLGPVDDHGHPIPLEYQGATVPKKMNKLGSAGKPGSGSLVTADPVEESLALEHALHHGEHEQLTMLREYQDRAHGNGSSASGNGSSGNGEAH, via the coding sequence ATGGCCGCAGGCCAGGCCGAAGCGATGGACTCGCGCTACCACCTCGCAGCGGGAATGCGGCGGCAGATCAACAAGGTCTTCCCCACCCACTGGTCGTTCCTGCTCGGCGAGATCGCGCTGTACAGCTTCGTCATTCTGCTGATCTCCGGTGTCTACCTGACCCTGTTCTTCGATCCGTCGATGGCGCACGTCGTCTACAACGGTGCGTACGAGCCGCTGCGCGGCGTCACGATGTCCCGCGCGTACGAGACCACGCTGAACATTTCGTTCGAGGTCCGCGGCGGCCTGTTCGTCCGTCAGATCCACCACTGGGCTGCGCTGATGTTCGCGGCGTCGATCGTCGTGCACCTGCTGCGCATCTTCTTCACCGGCGCCTTCCGGCGTCCGCGTGAGGCCAACTGGGTCATCGGCTGCCTGCTGCTGATCCTCGCGATGTTCGAGGGATTCTTCGGCTACACGATCCCCGACGACCTGCTGTCCGGCACCGGCCTGCGCGCCGCGTTCTCCGGCATCACGCTGAGCATCCCGATCGCGGGCACCTGGATGCACTGGCTGATCTTCGGCGGCGACTTCCCCGGCGACCTGATCATCCCCCGCCTGTACGTCGCGCACGTCCTGCTGTTCCCGGGCATCATCCTCGCCCTGATCGCCGGTCACCTCGCACTCGTCTGGTACCAGAAGCACACGCAGTTCCCCGGCCCCGGCCGCACGGAGACCAACGTCGTCGGCGTCCGCATCCTCCCGGTGTTCGCCGTCAAGTCGGGTGCGTTCTTCGCGATCACGTTCGGTGTTCTCGCCGTCATGGGTGGCGTGCTGCAGATCAACCCGGTGTGGACCATCGGCCCCTACAACCCGGCGCAGGTGTCGGCAGGTTCGCAGCCCGACATCTACATGATGTGGACGGACGGCCTGGCCCGTCTGTGGCCGGCATGGGATATCTACCTGTTCGACCGCTACACCATCCCGTCGGTGTTCGCCGTCGCGTTGATCATGGGTCTGGTGTTCACCGTCCTGATCGCCTACCCGTGGATCGAGAAGCGTCTGACCAAGGACGATGCTCACCACAACCTGCTGCAGCGTCCCCGCGACGTTCCGGTGCGTACCGCGATCGGTGCGATGGCGATCGCGTTCTACGCCGTCCTGACGATCTCCTGCATCAACGACATCATCGCGTACCACCTGAGCATCTCCCTGAACGCGATGACGTGGATCGGCCGTATCGGCATGGTGCTGCTGCCTCCGATCGCCTTCTTCGTCGCCTACCGGTTCTGCCTGGGCCTCCAGCGCAGTGACCGTGAGGTCCTCGAGCACGGCATCGAGACCGGCATCATCAAGCGGATGCCGAACGGTCAGTACATCGAGATCCACCAGCCGCTCGGCCCGGTCGACGACCACGGTCACCCGATCCCGCTCGAGTACCAGGGTGCGACCGTCCCGAAGAAGATGAACAAGCTCGGTTCCGCCGGCAAGCCCGGTTCCGGCAGCCTCGTCACGGCCGACCCGGTCGAGGAGAGCCTGGCCCTCGAGCACGCCCTGCACCACGGCGAGCACGAGCAGCTCACGATGCTGCGGGAGTACCAGGACCGTGCCCACGGCAACGGTTCGTCGGCGTCCGGCAACGGATCGTCCGGCAACGGCGAGGCCCACTAG
- a CDS encoding cytochrome c oxidase subunit 4 produces MKIEAKLFEILTVFFILVAIVYGVFTAVSRTGIEWAGLTGICLSAGLTLIIGTYFRFVARRLDTRPEDYEDAEIADGAGDLGFFSPGSYWPILLAAAAAFVAVSMAFFQPWMIVVAVVAVLAAAAGLVFEYYVGPEKH; encoded by the coding sequence ATGAAGATCGAAGCCAAGCTCTTCGAGATCCTGACGGTATTCTTCATTCTCGTCGCGATCGTCTACGGCGTCTTCACCGCCGTTTCACGAACCGGTATCGAGTGGGCGGGTCTGACAGGCATCTGCCTGTCGGCGGGACTGACGCTGATCATCGGAACCTACTTCCGGTTCGTCGCCCGGCGCCTCGACACCCGTCCCGAGGACTACGAGGACGCGGAGATCGCGGACGGCGCAGGCGACCTGGGCTTCTTCAGCCCCGGTAGCTACTGGCCGATCCTCCTCGCCGCCGCGGCCGCGTTCGTCGCAGTCTCGATGGCGTTCTTCCAGCCGTGGATGATCGTGGTCGCCGTGGTGGCCGTGCTCGCCGCTGCTGCGGGTCTCGTCTTCGAGTACTACGTCGGGCCCGAGAAGCACTAG
- a CDS encoding aa3-type cytochrome oxidase subunit II → MNVAQGRILRRAGLAVSLGIAALLLSGCSIDNEVLRFGWPSGVTPQAHRMRELWTWSVIAALVMGVLVWGLTFWAVIFHRKKKDSPEFPRQTAYNVPLELAYTAVPFVIIAVLFYFTVVVQNHVLEKEDNPNVVVDVTAYQWNWKFGYRSIDLGEGGGKYDGVDQEAQAAVESAPASEAEAEGEHAQPGPIHGKTPQDLSYLHYDKIETIGSSNEIPILVLPTGKRIQFELASADVIHAFWVPEFLFKRDVNPNPKENHSDNVFQISEIEKEGAFVGRCAEMCGTFHAMMNFEVRAVSPDKFAQYIELRKPASEGGRDLTTAEALQAIGESPVATSTSPFTTDRGYKQASGVEGN, encoded by the coding sequence GTGAACGTGGCGCAAGGTCGGATCCTTCGGCGGGCAGGGTTGGCAGTATCTTTGGGCATTGCTGCCTTGCTGCTGTCGGGTTGTTCAATCGACAACGAGGTGCTTCGTTTCGGGTGGCCTTCGGGCGTAACCCCGCAGGCGCACCGCATGCGTGAACTGTGGACCTGGTCGGTCATCGCCGCCCTCGTCATGGGTGTGCTGGTGTGGGGACTCACCTTCTGGGCGGTGATCTTCCACCGCAAGAAGAAGGACTCACCGGAGTTCCCGCGTCAGACGGCCTACAACGTGCCGCTCGAGCTGGCGTACACCGCGGTTCCGTTCGTCATCATCGCCGTGCTCTTCTACTTCACGGTGGTCGTGCAGAACCATGTCCTCGAGAAGGAGGACAACCCCAACGTGGTGGTGGATGTCACTGCGTACCAGTGGAACTGGAAGTTCGGCTACCGCTCCATCGACCTCGGCGAGGGCGGCGGCAAGTACGACGGCGTCGACCAGGAGGCGCAGGCCGCGGTCGAGTCGGCACCGGCGTCCGAGGCGGAGGCCGAGGGTGAGCACGCCCAGCCCGGTCCGATTCACGGCAAGACCCCCCAGGACCTGTCCTACCTGCACTACGACAAGATCGAGACGATCGGTTCGAGCAACGAGATCCCGATCCTCGTCCTGCCGACCGGCAAGCGGATCCAGTTCGAACTGGCCTCGGCCGACGTCATTCACGCGTTCTGGGTTCCGGAGTTCCTGTTCAAGCGCGACGTGAACCCGAACCCCAAGGAGAACCACTCCGACAACGTCTTCCAGATCAGCGAGATCGAGAAGGAAGGTGCCTTCGTCGGGCGCTGCGCCGAGATGTGCGGCACGTTCCACGCGATGATGAACTTCGAGGTTCGCGCCGTGAGCCCGGACAAGTTCGCGCAGTACATCGAGTTGCGCAAGCCGGCGAGCGAGGGCGGGCGCGATCTGACCACGGCGGAGGCTCTGCAGGCCATCGGCGAGTCCCCTGTCGCCACGTCGACGTCTCCCTTCACCACCGACCGCGGCTACAAGCAGGCGAGCGGTGTCGAAGGTAACTGA